GACCAGCGCCGGGGCCGCCGACGACACGACGTCGCGCGCGCCCGTCACGCCCATCACCGACGTCGCGTACAAAAAGCCCCGCGACGACCGGGCCGCCATCCGGATGCGCTCCGCGCTCGACGACGGCGCGACCAGGAAGATCCGGTCCAGGTCGTGCGCCTCGGTCGCCGCGATCCACTCCGCGCCCTCGTCCGGCACCAGGTCGGGCGTGATGACGCCCAGCCCTCCCGCCGCGGCCAGGTCGCGCGCGAACCGGTCCACCCCGTAGGCCAGCACGGGGTTCCAGTACGTCATGACCACCGCGCGCCCGCCGGCCGACGCCACCGACTCGACCACGCCGAACAGGTCCCGCACCCGGAACCCGCCGCGCAGGGCGGTCTCGGCCGCGCGCTGGATGGTCGGTCCGTCCATCACCGGGTCGGAGAACGGCAGCCCCACCTCGACCACGTCGCAGCCGGACGACACCATCGTCCGCAGCACGTCCTTCGAGCCCTCGACGGTCGGGAAGCCGGCGGGCAGGTACCCGATCAGCGCCGCCCGCGACTGCGCCCGGCACTCCTCGAAGACCTCGCCCAGCCTGCTCACGAGTCCACCCCCAGCCCGAACCACTTGATCGCGGTGTCCATGTCCTTGTCACCGCGGCCGGACAGGTTGACCAGGATCAACCCGTCGGGCCCCAGCTCGCGGCCGAGCTTGAGCGCGCCGGCCAGCGCGTGCGCCGACTCGACCGCCGGGATGATGCCCTCGGTCCGCGACAGCAGCGCGAACGCCTCCATCGCCTGCGCGTCGGTCACCGGCCGGTACTCGGCGCGCCCGGTGTCCTTCAGGTGCGCGTGCTCCGGCCCGACCCCGGGGTAGTCCAGCCCGGCCGAGATGGAGTGCGCCTCGGCGATCTGCCCGTCCTCGTCCTGGAGCACGTACGACATCGCGCCGTGCAGGGAGCCGGGGGTGCCCGCGGTCAGCGTGGCGCCGTGCCGGGCCGTGTCGATGCCGTCGCCGCCGGGCTCCAGGCCGACCAGCCGCACCGACGGGTCGTCGATGAAGCCGTGGAAGATGCCGATGGCGTTGGACCCGCCGCCGACGCACGCGGCCACCACGTCGGGCAGCCGGCCCGCCTTGTCCAGGATCTGCTGCCTGGCCTCCACGCCGATGACGCGGTGGAAGTCGCGCACGAGCACCGGGAACGGGTGCGGCCCCGCCGCGGTGCCCAGCAGGTAGTGGGTGTCGTCGACGTTGGCGACCCAGTCGCGCAGCGCCTCGTTGATGGCGTCCTTGAGCGTGCGCGACCCGGTCTTGACCGGGATCACCCTGGCGCCCAGCAGCCGCATCCGGGCCACGTTGAGCGCCTGCCGCTCGGTGTCGACCTCGCCCATGTAGATGACGCAGTCCAGGCCCATGAGCGCGCACGCGGTGGCCGTGGCCACGCCGTGCTGGCCCGCGCCGGTCTCGGCGATGACCCGCTTCTTGCCCATGCGCTTGGTCAGCAGCGCCTGGCCCAGCACGTTGTTGATCTTGTGCGAGCCGGTGTGGTTGAGGTCCTCGCGCTTGAGGAAGATCCGCGCGCCGCCCGCGTGCTCGGCGAACTTCGGCGCCTCGGTGAGCAGCGAGGGCCGACCGGCGAAGTCGCGCAGCAGCCTGGCGAACTCGTCCAGGAACTCCGGATCGACCCGCGCCTTCTCGTAGAACGCGGCGAGCTCGTCCACCGCGCCGATGAGGGCTTCCGGCATGAACCGGCCGCCCCACGGCCCGAAGTGGCCCCGCTCGTCCGGGTCGTGTGGTGTCGGAGCCAACTGGCCGCGCGACATGCGCCCTCCTACCGGCTCGGCCGGGGACACGCGGGGTGCGAACCCGCCGTCACCAGCTTGTTCACCGCGACCTTGGGGTCGCCGCTCGTGACCAGGCTCTCGCCGACCAGCACCGCGTCGGCGCCCGCGCCCGCGTACGCCATCAGGTCACCCGGTCCGGTGACGCCGGACTCGGCGACCTTGATGGTGTCGAAGGGCAGGCCCGGCGCGATCCGCCCGAACACGTCCTTGTCGACTTCCAGGGTGTGCAGGTTGCGGGCGTTGACGCCGATGACGCTCGCGCCCGCCTCCAGCGCGCGGTCGGCCTCCTCGGCCGTGTGCACCTCGACCAGGGCCGTCATGCCCAGCGACTCGACCCGGTCCAGCAGCGAGACCAGCGCGTTCTGCTCCAGCGCGGCCACGATCAGCAGCACCAGGTCCGCGCCGTGCAGGCGCGCCTCGTGCACCTGGTAGGGGCTGACGATGAAGTCCTTGCGCAGCAGGGGGACCCGCACCGCCGCGCGCACCGCGTCGAAGTCGGCCAGCGAACCGCCGAACCGGCGCTGCTCGGTCAGCACGCTGATGCAGCGCGCGCCGCCCAGCTCGTACTGCACCGCCAGCTCCGCGGGCTCGGGGATGTCGGCCAGCTCCCCCTTCGACGGGCTCTTCCGCTTGACCTCGGCGATGACGCCGACCCCCGGGGCGCGCAGCGCGGACATCACGTCCTGCGGCGGCGGCACCTTGGCCGCCTGCTCCCTGAGCACGTCGAAGGGCAATGCGGCCTCACGCTGGGCGAGGTCTTCCCGGACGCCCTCGATGATCGCCTCAAGCACGGTAGTCATCCGAGCACCTCGCTCGACTCCGTCAGACCTTCCGGTTCAGTCGCAAGCTCCCGCACGTCACGCTCCCCTTCCCGCCACGAGGATGCTAACCCCGTCACGCGACCCCTTCGGCCACCGGGGTGGCGCTGGTTCGGGCCGCTGATCGGGGTTTCCCCGTGCCGACGTGCGCCGATCCACGCCCCCGGTGGGTCAGTCGCGGGCGGTCGGGTCGTCGCCGCGCTCCAGGGAGTTCCACAGCTCGCGCTCGGGGTCCGCGGTCCGCCTGGCCGCGCCCGGCGTCTGGTAGCCGCCGCCCAGCCTCGGCATGGCCGCGCCGCGCA
This portion of the Saccharothrix syringae genome encodes:
- the trpC gene encoding indole-3-glycerol phosphate synthase TrpC, producing the protein MTTVLEAIIEGVREDLAQREAALPFDVLREQAAKVPPPQDVMSALRAPGVGVIAEVKRKSPSKGELADIPEPAELAVQYELGGARCISVLTEQRRFGGSLADFDAVRAAVRVPLLRKDFIVSPYQVHEARLHGADLVLLIVAALEQNALVSLLDRVESLGMTALVEVHTAEEADRALEAGASVIGVNARNLHTLEVDKDVFGRIAPGLPFDTIKVAESGVTGPGDLMAYAGAGADAVLVGESLVTSGDPKVAVNKLVTAGSHPACPRPSR
- the trpB gene encoding tryptophan synthase subunit beta, with product MSRGQLAPTPHDPDERGHFGPWGGRFMPEALIGAVDELAAFYEKARVDPEFLDEFARLLRDFAGRPSLLTEAPKFAEHAGGARIFLKREDLNHTGSHKINNVLGQALLTKRMGKKRVIAETGAGQHGVATATACALMGLDCVIYMGEVDTERQALNVARMRLLGARVIPVKTGSRTLKDAINEALRDWVANVDDTHYLLGTAAGPHPFPVLVRDFHRVIGVEARQQILDKAGRLPDVVAACVGGGSNAIGIFHGFIDDPSVRLVGLEPGGDGIDTARHGATLTAGTPGSLHGAMSYVLQDEDGQIAEAHSISAGLDYPGVGPEHAHLKDTGRAEYRPVTDAQAMEAFALLSRTEGIIPAVESAHALAGALKLGRELGPDGLILVNLSGRGDKDMDTAIKWFGLGVDS
- the trpA gene encoding tryptophan synthase subunit alpha, which produces MSRLGEVFEECRAQSRAALIGYLPAGFPTVEGSKDVLRTMVSSGCDVVEVGLPFSDPVMDGPTIQRAAETALRGGFRVRDLFGVVESVASAGGRAVVMTYWNPVLAYGVDRFARDLAAAGGLGVITPDLVPDEGAEWIAATEAHDLDRIFLVAPSSSAERIRMAARSSRGFLYATSVMGVTGARDVVSSAAPALVKRVREHTDMPVGVGLGVRNGAQAAELAAVADGVIVGSAFVSAVEDDGVAALTEELARGVRQVAAPA